In one Silene latifolia isolate original U9 population chromosome 10, ASM4854445v1, whole genome shotgun sequence genomic region, the following are encoded:
- the LOC141605844 gene encoding AP2-like ethylene-responsive transcription factor AIL5 isoform X2, translating to MPFLGGTSGGMLQVGLFPAATVAGNGGGVGYEAVSGEEKTVEGNRFLGGFSCEQQMQVVQQGEEQRIILRDENNRQQLAMVASTAAVTPVLPSANKKCAEGFGQRTSIYRGVTRHRWTGRYEAHLWDNSCRREGQSRKGRQVYLGGYDKEEKAARAYDLAALKYWGPTTTTNFPISDYEKELEEMKNMSRQEFVASLRRKSSGFSRGASIYRGVTRHHQHGRWQARIGRVAGNKDLYLGTFSTQEEAAEAYDIAAIKFRGLNAVTNFDISRYDVKSIISSNLPVGGMSNKSKSISDQSALDSIKALPTTKPDSQDFSTSMPLTTTPTPNLDFAIPIKATPLSQNYDLPALGTMEHTNHDRAIGYGLEYGNDNVSQGYDGNNGYDNGNNGGSSSGSGNSWIVAPNLHSFQAPKPSLSVLHRSIFGIE from the exons TTCCAGCGGCGACGGTTGCTGGAAATGGTGGTGGAGTAGGTTACGAGGCGGTGTCGGGGGAGGAGAAGACAGTAGAGGGTAATAGATTCTTAGGAGGGTTTTCTTGTGAGCAACAAATGCAAGTAGTGCAACAGGGCGAAGAACAGCGGATTATTCTAAGGGACGAAAACAATCGACAACAACTTGCTATGGTTGCTTCTACAGCAGCTGTTACTCCTGTTTTACCTAGTGCTAATAAGAAATGCGCTGAAGGTTTTGGTCAAAGGACTTCTATTTACCGTGGTGTCACTCG GCATAGATGGACAGGGAGATATGAAGCACATCTTTGGGACAACAGTTGCAGAAGGGAAGGCCAAAGCAGGAAAGGTCGTCAAG TTTACTTAG GTGGATATGACAAGGAAGAGAAAGCAGCTAGAGCATATGACTTAGCTGCTCTTAAATATTGGGgtccaacaaccacaacaaattTCCCG ATATCTGACTACGAGAAAGAGCTAGAGGAGATGAAGAATATGAGCAGGCAGGAGTTTGTAGCTTCACTTCGAAG GAAAAGCAGTGGTTTTTCTAGAGGAGCATCAATCTACAGAGGTGTGACAAG GCATCATCAACATGGAAGGTGGCAAGCAAGGATCGGAAGAGTAGCTGGAAACAAGGATCTCTATCTCGGAACATTTA GTACACAAGAAGAGGCTGCAGAGGCCTATGACATTGCAGCCATAAAATTCCGAGGCCTCAACGCTGTGACCAATTTTGACATAAGTCGTTACGACGTGAAGAGCATCATATCTAGCAACCTTCCCGTTGGTGGAATGTCCAACAAATCAAAATCAATCTCCGACCAATCAGCATTAGACAGCATCAAAGCCCTCCCAACGACTAAACCCGACAGTCAAGATTTCTCAACATCAATGCCACTTACTACAACCCCTACTCCCAACCTTGATTTCGCGATACCCATTAAGGCAACCCCTTTATCTCAAAATTACGATTTGCCTGCTCTCGGAACAATGGAGCATACTAATCATGATAGGGCAATTGGGTATGGTTTGGAATATGGTAATGATAATGTGAGTCAAGGGTATGATGGTAATAATGGGTACGATAATGGTAATAATGGTGGTAGCAGTAGTGGTAGTGGAAATAGTTGGATTGTTGCACCAAATTTGCATTCATTCCAAGCTCCAAAACCAAGCCTATCAGTTTTACATAGATCAATTTTTGGCATAGAATGA
- the LOC141605845 gene encoding VIN3-like protein 2, with protein MDSSFQGSMLDPVKCSKLTMEGRREIVYELAKWSHGAAEMLQTWSRQDILQILCAEMGKERKYTGLTKLKIIEHLLKVVSEKTSGDHRESVVSEEPSSPSVFQKSSKRPRKPENPSRLLESPSATNISSCNADSDLGSATYCKNAACKAKLNNDVFCKRCTCCVCHNYDDNKDPSIWLTCSSEPPFPGDSCNMTCHLECALKHERSGIARHGLVAQLDGSFYCISCGKMNDLMRCWRKQLMVAKETRRVDILCYRISLSKKLLSGTRKYRQLSEMVEDAVRLLEAEVGTLSNGPVKMGRGIVNRLSSGQQVQRLCSSAVDSFDLIWDTPSYQDSKTIPPSMIKAEAINSTSITLVFGPESPTSENNVGYTLWHRRADVKKETSQPTCTLFPPQTRFIVAGLSPATEYIFRAVPFNDKQELSSCEIRLTTSVSSGNGEIHSPATNWSSLSNRSSVEDETNNITACCDLNANKTEDYFNYYNTNNKIVDLNSSSEPVNSTNVSRDQNPSSGSDEELPGGKFVSVGQSVGVKIEAQLPSDCQIGKAINPGQMLLPCEAPANLPVTPSRKESLKDGIPKNAGSKFPSKANDNCLEKEDLTRSSSKKRRSLTLDEKCPNGPSESNLEYYIKVMSRLECEGHIDKSFRQKFLTWYSIRATPRETRIVKAFVDTLIEDPASLSEQLVDTFGELVSSKRSSDVPQGFCLKLWH; from the exons ATGGATTCATCTTTCCAGG GGTCTATGCTGGACCCAGTGAAATGCAGTAAGTTGACTATGGAGGGGAGACGAGAAATAGTGTATGAATTAGCAAAATGGTCACACGGTGCGGCAGAAATGCTACAAACATGGAGTCGCCAAGACATTCTGCAAATTTTATGTGCAGAGATGGGAAAGGAGCGAAAGTACACTGGTCTCACCAAGTTAAAAATCATAGAACATCTCCTAAAAGTTGTTTCTGAAAAAACTTCAGGCGATCATCGTGAAAGTGTAGTTTCTGAAGAGCCATCTTCACCTTCAGTTTTCCAGAAGAGTTCTAAGAGGCCAAGAAAACCCGAGAATCCTTCCCGTCTTCTTGAGTCTCCATCTGCTACCAATATTTCTTCCTGCAACGCCGATAGTGATTTAGGCAGTGCAACATATTGCAAAAATGCTGCTTGCAAAGCTAAATTAAACAACGACGTGTTTTGCAAGAGGTGCACTTGTTGTGTATGTCATAATTATGACGATAACAAGGACCCTAGCATATGGCTGACTTGTAGCTCGGAGCCCCCTTTTCCAGGCGATTCATGTAACATGACTTGTCATCTGGAATGTGCCCTTAAACATGAAAGGTCTGGCATTGCAAGACATGGGCTTGTTGCTCAGCTGGACGGGAGTTTCTATTGCATTTCTTGTGGAAAGATGAATGATTTGATGAG ATGTTGGAGAAAGCAGCTAATGGTTGCAAAGGAAACCAGAAGGGTAGACATCTTATGTTATCGCATCTCCTTGAGCAAGAAACTGCTTTCAGGAACTAGGAAATACCGGCAGCTTTCTGAAATGGTGGAGGATGCTGTTAGACTGCTTGAAGCAGAAGTAGGTACCTTAAGTAATGGTCCTGTTAAGATGGGTAGAGGCATTGTCAACCGCCTTTCTTCTGGCCAACAAGTACAGAGACTCTGTTCTTCTGCTGTCGACTCCTTTGACTTGATCTGGGATACCCCATCTTACCAAG ATTCGAAAACAATACCTCCTAGTATGATTAAAGCCGAAGCTATTAATTCAACGTCAATAACTTTGGTGTTTGGCCCCGAGAGTCCAACCTCAGAAAATAATGTAGGTTATACATTGTGGCACCGCAGAGCTGATGTCAAGAAAGAGACGTCCCAGCCAACTTGCACATTGTTCCCTCCACAAACTCGGTTCATAGTAGCTGGTCTTTCTCCGGCGACAGAGTACATTTTTAGGGCTGTCCCCTTCAATGATAAGCAAGAGCTAAGTTCTTGTGAAATCAGGCTGACTACAAGCGTTTCTAGTGGCAATGGTGAAATACACAGTCCGGCCACTAATTGGAGCAGTCTTTCTAATCGTTCGTCAGTAGAGGATGAAACAAATAACATTACTGCATGCTGTGACTTGAATGCGAACAAAACCGAAGATTATTTCAATTACTATAACACCAACAACAAAATTGTCGATCTGAATTCATCCAGTGAGCCTGTTAACTCAACCAATGTCAGTCGAGATCAGAACCCGTCTAGTGGGTCTGACGAGGAACTTCCAGGCGGAAAATTCGTGTCCGTGGGTCAATCTGTCGGTGTGAAAATTGAAGCCCAACTCCCATCTGATTGCCAAATAGGTAAAGCAATTAACCCTGGCCAGATGTTGCTACCTTGTGAGGCCCCAGCTAACTTGCCAGTAACCCCATCCCGAAAAGAAAGCTTGAAAGATGGGATTCCAAAGAATGCAGGATCGAAATTCCCGAGCAAAGCTAATGATAACTGTCTTGAAAAGGAAGACCTCACGAGAAGTTCTTCCAAGAAAAGACGGTCACTGACTCTAGATGAGAAATGTCCAAATGGCCCTTCTGAGAGTAACTTGGAGTACTATATTAAAGTGATGTCGAGGCTCGAGTGTGAGGGCCATATCGATAAAAGTTTCAGGCAGAAATTCTTGACTTGGTATAGCATTAGGGCAACCCCACGGGAAACTAGGATCGTGAAGGCATTTGTTGATACTTTGATAGAAGATCCAGCATCCCTCTCAGAGCAGCTTGTAGATACTTTTGGCGAATTAGTCTCAAGCAAGAGATCGTCTGACGTTCCCCAGGGCTTCTGTTTGAAGCTTTGGCATTGA